A DNA window from Camelina sativa cultivar DH55 chromosome 13, Cs, whole genome shotgun sequence contains the following coding sequences:
- the LOC104738188 gene encoding uncharacterized protein LOC104738188, translating to MKTSMSIIVFFVTFIAVFVASMAETINREEDCIRRNIAWSQQPSLSAEPIKRSTFYFLADQFCRETSRVIMFYVRLNGKFPSYYVKTLCNVFGNDEKKVKDYVVERGVEYSKLASALTCVSH from the coding sequence ATGAAGACCTCCATGAGcatcatcgtcttctttgtGACCTTCATTGCAGTGTTTGTTGCCTCCATGGCCGAGACAATTAACCGCGAGGAAGACTGCATAAGAAGAAACATTGCCTGGTCGCAACAACCAAGCCTTTCAGCTGAGCCCATCAAGAGATCAACGTTCTATTTCCTCGCAGACCAATTCTGTAGAGAAACGAGCCGTGTCATCATGTTTTATGTGAGGTTGAACGGAAAGTTCCCCTCTTACTACGTCAAGACGTTGTGCAATGTATTCGGAAACGATGAAAAGAAGGTGAAGGATTACGTTGTGGAGAGAGGGGTGGAATATTCAAAGCTTGCGTCTGCTCTAACTTGTGTTTCTCATTGA
- the LOC104736565 gene encoding LOW QUALITY PROTEIN: putative nucleobase-ascorbate transporter 10 (The sequence of the model RefSeq protein was modified relative to this genomic sequence to represent the inferred CDS: substituted 1 base at 1 genomic stop codon), whose product MANGGAGGGGNNGTGNRTEELQPHPVKEQLPGIQYCVNSPPPWFEAVVLGFQHYLLSLGITVLIPSLLVPLMGGGDAEKAKVIQTLLFVSGLTTMFQSFFGTRLPVIAAASHTYIIPITTIISSTRFTYYSDPFERFVRTMRSIQGALIITGCFQVVVCFLGIWRNIVRFLSPLSIAPLATFTGLGLYHIGFPLLARCVEVGLPGLLILVFITQYLPRCLKMKKGVMLWDGNRCDRYGIMLCIPLVWLFAQLLTSSGVYDHKPQTTQTSCRTDRTGLITNTPWIYIPYPFQWGSPTFNITDSFAMMAASFVTLFESTGLFYASARFGSATPIPPXVVSRGTGWLGVGVLLNGMLGGITGITTSTENVGLLAMTKIGSRRVIQISAAFMLFLSIFGKFGAFFASIPLPIMASLYCIVLCFVSSAGLSFLQFCNLNSFNTKFILGFSFFMAVSIPQYFREYYNGGWRSDHRSNWFEDVIRVIFMSHTTVAAIIAIVLDCTLSRETDEAKKDCGLKWWEKFRLYNLDVRNDEFYGLPCSLNKFFPSH is encoded by the exons ATGGCAAATGGTGGCGCTGGTGGTGGTGGAAACAACGGGACAGGAAACCGGACGGAGGAGTTACAACCCCACCCGGTGAAAGAACAACTCCCCGGAATTCAATACTGTGTCAACAGTCCTCCTCCTTGGT TTGAAGCGGTAGTGTTGGGTTTCCAGCATTATTTGCTGAGTCTTGGCATCACAGTTCTCATTCCAAGTCTATTAGTCCCACTCATGGGAGGTGGCGAT GCAGAAAAGGCTAAAGTAATACAAACATTACTATTTGTGTCTGGATTAACAACAATGTTTCAATCTTTCTTTGGAACTCGATTGCCTGTAATAGCTGCGGCTTCTCATACCTATATCATACCTATCACTACCATCATTTCTTCAACTCGATTCACTTACTACTCTGATCCATTTGAA AGATTTGTAAGAACAATGAGAAGCATACAAGGCGCTCTTATTATCACTGGATGTTTCCAAGTTGTCGTCTGTTTTCTAGGCATATGGAGAAATATTGTTAG ATTTCTAAGCCCACTCTCTATTGCTCCTTTGGCAACATTTACCGGACTGGGACTATACCATATCGGCTTCCCTttg TTAGCAAGATGCGTTGAAGTGGGACTTCCTGGATTGCTAATACTTGTATTTATCACTCAG TACTTACCTCGTTGCCTCAAGATGAAGAAAGGGGTGATGCTTTGGGATGGAAACAGATGCGACCGCTATGGGATAATGTTATGTATTCCACTGGTATGGTTGTTTGCTCAACTACTCACATCAAGTGGTGTTTATGACCACAAGCCTCAGACTACTCAAACAAGTTGTCGTACAGATCGCACTGGTCTCATAACCAACACTCCTTG GATATACATACCATATCCGTTTCAATGGGGAAGCCCAACTTTCAACATAACTGATTCCTTCGCGATGATGGCTGCATCTTTCGTTACTCTCTTTGAg TCGACTGGTTTGTTTTACGCATCCGCAAGATTTGGAAGCGCGACGCCCATCCCACCATAAGTTGTTAGTCGTGGTACTGGCTGGCTG gGAGTTGGAGTATTACTCAATGGGATGCTTGGAGGTATCACAGGGATCACAACATCAAC AGAAAATGTTGGACTTTTGGCAATGACAAAGATTGGGAGTCGAAGAGTGATACAAATATCAGCTGCCTTCATGCTTTTTCTCTCCATTTTTG GAAAGTTTGGAGCTTTCTTCGCGTCCATACCATTACCAATCATGGCATCTCTTTATTGTATTGTCTTGTGTTTTGTGT CTTCTGCGGGACTTAGCTTTCTACAGTTCTGCAACCTCAATAGCTTCAACACCAAATTCATTTTgggattttcatttttcatgGCTGTTTCAATCCCTCAATATTTCAGAGAATATTACAATGGAGGTTGGCGGTCTGATCATCGTTCGAATTGG TTTGAAGATGTGATAAGAGTGATATTCATGTCGCACACAACAGTTGCGGCAATTATAGCGATAGTGCTTGATTGCACATTGTCTCGTGAGACCGATGAAGCCAAGAAAGAT